A region of the Candidatus Marsarchaeota archaeon genome:
CAGAAAATCTGACTGCGTAGATCCGCAGTAACTCTGCCGTCAGAAGTAGATCGATAGAAAAAGTAATGGTTGTTGTGGCAATTCATCCCCCAACAAGATTGGGGGAATTCTTGCCTATGTTATTAAATCAATTTCATATGTTGAATTCGAGCTTCTTCTTGGTGCGGGAGCCCAAAACCCTTTCGACAGTATAGCCGCACTTTTTGCACTCCAGAAGCACCTTCTGCCGCTTTGCCATCTTCTTTACTGTTGCTTGTCCTTTGACCTTGCCGTGGTAGCCCTTCAGCTTCCTGTCCCTGCGGCGCTGGCCGATATTGAGCCCCGAGTTCGGCTTCTTTGAATAGATGGTCACTTTGTGAGGGGTATGGGTGTTGCATTTGGGGCAGTATGTTGTGATTTCCTTTGGTATCTTCATTGTAACCACTGTTTAGTAGCATCATGATAGTTCGCAGAGCTTGTTCGACATGAGGTATGCCGCATCCTCCTCGTTGGAAACCTCCACTATGCTGGATTTGTTTATAGGCCCTATCTTGTTTCCTGATGGGAGGAAAATCTCAGGTATGTCTCTGAGTGCGTGTAATGATGGTTTGCTCATTTTTCCAGCGCTTAAATTTTCGTTGCTGAAAAGTTTTTGCAGGGCATTGTAGAATTCGGCCTCTTCTGCGGGGGCCGGTTGCGGCTGCTGCTTGCCGTACGCAACATACACCATTATTTTTTGCTTGCGGCGTTGGAATATGGCATCTACAATCCTTATGGTATTAGTTTTGATTGTTGTTGATTCTTCGTTGTTTGCTGTGTCCAGTTCTGAAACAAACGCTTGCACGTCCGAATAGAAACTTTTGGGTATGAGTTGAAGTGTATTGGTTGCTTTCTCAGATTGGTAAATCTGCCAGATGTAATCATAACTTATATTCATAGTCAAGTCAGCACCCCTATCTTCCTCTAATCATAAAACACAAACACTGCAACTATAATACTTGAATTTTGTTTTTTGTTAGGTATATATATTATTAACAACGGCCGAATACCGGAATTGCAGGGTCCCTAAGCTTGGATAGCGAGGAATGGATTTGAACCATTGATCTCCGGGTTATGAGCCCGGCGGGCACTCCAGACTACCCCACCTCGCTTCGAAATCAACACAAGCCCCAATGACTGCAGGCATATTATCACGCCAAACTATTAAAATAGTGCATTCTTTGCGTGCAGGCGTGAATTGTTATCTGTACTTCTTTCCCTGCGCAAGCTTGTATGGTTCGGAGGCTGCCTCTGCACCCTTCTCTGTCTCCTGCTCATCATCAGCGCCGGCCAGCTTTTGGGCGCTTTCGGCGCTTATCTGCTCGTTCGCCTCCCTCACCAGCCGGTCGGCCTCTATCCTATCTATCCTAGTAAGCATGCCATTGCATGTGCACCTGAATCTGGCCTCGTAGGCCGCATCGAAGGTGAAGATAAGCTTATTGTCGTCATAGCAGTTCTTGCAGATAAAGTAGTCATTGCAGTTGTCCTTGACAACATCGCCAGTCTGCGTCATGTTCTTGACATAGTCCAGGAACTGCCCTATCTTGTTCACGTTTATGTACCACGCAAAGGAAAGCCAGCCGTCGACGTTCTTGGAAATGTTGTAGTTGGTTATGCCGTAGCCTTGCATTATGTTGAGTATGCGCCTTACCGCGTTGATCTTCAAGCCAAGCTTGTCCGCAATCTCCTCATCTGTCTTTGGGGAATTTAGGAGCTCAACTACCTCTATAGCCCGCTTGCTCACGTTCTTCCTGAGATAAGACGATACCATATCGTTGCTCCCCAGGCTGTTTATTATCACGCTTGCGGCTCTAGCGTACATCTCCGCAGAGTCTACAACGCCTGCCTTTGCCGGCCTTGGAGCCTGCTTTTGAGCTGCGGGCGCACGGCGGTTTGAAGCTGCAGTACCGTGCCTGCCCTTGATTGCATTACTCCCGTGCCTGGCCGTGCTTCTCCGATCGCGCTTCACGGCGCTTGCACCGGGGCGCATGCCTGTCGTGTGCAGGTGCGTACGCTTAGCAATGTTCGTCTTCTTGCTTTTGGCTGTGCTGCGCTTTTGCCGCGCTGCGGCTGCCCTGCGTTTCTTCGAAGCGTGAACTGCCTTTTTTGCCATAAAATGCGCCTTAGCGTAGGTTCCTGTTATGCATCTAGTATTTTGTCTTTTCTAGTATTTAATGGTTGCTATGATGGCTTTCGTAAATTCTGCTTGTGCTCCAAGAACCACTGGTTAGGATATTGCAGCGCAGGAAATATTTATGCATTGCGCTTGCCATGTCGTCGCACTAACGCTCTTCGCTGGTTATCGATTGAAGCGAGACCGTATCACAGCACATGATATAAATACCTTTACATGCAGAATCCTCTACTGCAAGCCTGACGCTTATTTTGCAAGTTTGCGAGGGAGATTATGGGCTTTTACAAAGAATCAAAGAAGGCGTTCGCAACCGAATACAAGGAACGCTCCCAGACCTATAGGGACAGGCTTGCCGCATGGGGCAAGGAGTCTGCCGTGTCAATGGCGATCCGGCCGACTAACCTAGCAAGGGCAAGGGAGCTCGGCTACAAGGCCAAGCAGGGCGTGCACATAGCTAGGGTATCTATCCGCAAAGGCAGGCGCATGCGCCCTGCAGTAGGCGGTGGCAGGAAACCGTCGAAGAGCGGACGCTTCTTCTCCAGGACGAAGTCCCTGCAAACGATCGCGGAAGAGCGCGCCGCTGTCAGATTCGCGAACATGGAGGTCCTAAATTCATATTTTGTCGGTGAAACGGGCGAAAGGCGCTTCTACGAGGTGATATTGCTCGACAGGGCAAGCCAGGTCGTCATGGCCGACCCCTTCTACAGTTCTGTCGTCTCAAGAAGGTGCAGGGCCCAGCGCGGCCTTACCCGCTCCGGCAGGAAATCCCGCGGCCCGCCGCGCTGACCGTGTTTCCCATGGCTAGCGCAAACTCCTACAAGGCAACGATAACAATAGCCAAGCGCCTGCCAATCGAATACAAAGGCGTTATCGGCGGTTACAAGGCATACAGGCGCAGCAGCATCTCTACGAAAGAGGACAAAGCCTCGATCTCAATAAGCATAGCAGCTGACGATGCAACCGCGTTGCGCGCGTCATTGAACTCGATAATGCGCGACATACGCATAATAGAAAGCACCGGAAGGCTTGCTAGGCGGCATCAGACGGACGGCAGCGCTGCCAAGCGTCGGCAGGCGAGGCGCCGACGTTCATCCAGCCTAATATAGCGCCATCCATGTGTCTACCGGTACTTCGTCGCATAATGAAAAATCTATAAATATGTGCGCCCATCAATATGCTTGGCTCTAGGACGCACGACGTGTCATCTTTTTCACTTCGGTGCACTTTCAATTAGAGCATTGCAGCACAGTGGTTCGAATGGCAGGATCGCTACAATACTGGCCCAGGCGGCGTGCGCGGCACAGGCTTCCACGCATCAGGAACTCGCCAATACTGACTGAGCCGGCGCTTTCCGGAATAATCGCGTACAAGGCCGGAATGGTGAGCCTTGGAGTTGTCGACGATTCCAACTCGCCCACCAAGGGCATGGAGGTAATGCGCGCCGGTACTGTGCTCGAAATTCCAAAGATGGAAGTTTACGGCATAAGGCTCTACAAGCGCGATGCAAACTCAGGCTACAGGGGCGCTGCCACAGAAGTATTGCACAGGCAGGCCTCAGAGAGGTTAGGCATCAAAAAGGTAAAGGCCGATGAAACAAAGCTCGCAGACCTGAAGGCGAAGGCCGGCGAATACGGCGACGCCACAGCGCTCGTGGCCGCGTATCCGAAGGGCATGAGCGTAGGCCAGCACCACACTACCAGGTTCGAGAGCGCTGTCGGAGGAAAGAGCGTCGAGGAAAAGCTTGACACGCTATCGAAGCTTCTTGGCAAGGAGCTCAAAGCGTCAGACGTGTTCAAGCCTGGCGAATACATAGATACGATTTCCATAACAAAGGGCAAGGGCTGGCAGGGTGCGATAAAGCGCTTCGGCGCCTCGCGGCAGTTCCACAAGGCAACGCAGAAGATAAGGCACGTCGGGCCCATCGGGGCGTTCACTCCAGGGAAGGTGCTCTACAGCGTGCCACGGGCCGGACAGATGGGATTCAACTACCGCACGGAGCAGGGCAAGCGCATACTTAAGATAGGCCAAAAGGAGAGCGCGCACGAAATAAACCCCAAGTCGGGGTTTGCAAACTACGGCCAGGTAAGGAACGATTACGTGCTCATAGAAGGCTCTGTGCCAGGCGCTGCCAAGAGGCTCGTCAGGATAAGGAAATCCATAAGCGGGCAGGGCGCCAAGGGCGCGAATGAGCCCAAACTCACATTCATAACGGGCTGAATTAGATGGCAACCACCAACTTGTACTCTCCGGACGGCAGGCAGGCCGGCAAGGTGGAGCTGCCGCAGATCTTCAGCGGTGAGGTAAAGCCCTGGCTGATAAGCAGGGCCGCCGTCGCCGAGCAGTCAAGGCGAATGCAGCCGCAGGGCCATTTCGTCCTGGCAGGCATGCAGACTACGGCAGCATACTACGGCGCCATGATGTCATGGCGCTCCGGCAGGCACGTCGGCAAGGCGATACGGCCCCGAGAGAAGCTCGGAGGCGGAGCCCTTGGCAAGATAAGGCGTATACCCTCGTCCGTCAAAGGCAAGCGCGCGCACCCGCATCTTGTCGAGAAGGGCATACACGAGAGCATAAACGACGGCGAATACAGAAGCGCGGTCACCAGCGCCGTAGCAGCTACCGCAAGCAACGAGAGCATGCCGCCAGGCCTATCGGTCAGCCTTCCTGTAGTGGTATCAAATGGCATTGAATCGGTAACCAAAACTAAGGCCGTGCTCGCGCTTCTCAAGGGCATTGGTGTGCTCGAATATGTGCTTTCAGGCAGTTCAAAGGTGAGGAAGGGAGTAAGGCGCTCGTCAGTCCAAAAGCCGAAGGCGCGCAGGGTGCTCGTCGTGGTCAATGCCGACAAAGGCATAGCCAGGGCCGCGCGCAACATACCCGGCGTGGAGGTGAGCACCGTCGACCAGCTCAGCATAGAGAAGCTCGCGCCAGGCGGCGCGCACCATGTGCTGGCGATATGGAGCGAAGATGCCGTAAAGGGCGTGACAGAAGCGATAAGCAAGCTAAGCTTGAGGTGAATGCATGTCGGTGCTCAGATATCCGCTCGCGACAGAAAAGTCGATCAACGCGGTCTCACGTGGCAACGTCATAGTCTACATTGTGGACACGCGCTCGACGAAGAGCGAGATAAGCAAGGAGTTCGAACGGATGTTCAACGTGAAGGTGGAGAGCGTGCGCATAGCCAACTTACCAACCAACTCGAAGAAGGCGTTCATAAAGCTGGCGAAGGGCTTCAACGCCAGCGACATCGCCATGAAGCTGAAATTGGTGTGATGCATGGGAAAGAAACTCAGGCAGCAAAGAAGGGGCAAGGGCAGCAACCTGTACACTAAGCTGCCGGGCACGTTCAATACGAGCGTCAGCTACGCCAAGGAGCCGTCGTTCACCGGCTACGCAGAGGTGATGGGGCTGAAGAACGATACGGGCCACACATCGCCAGTCATGGAGGTAGCATACGACGACTTCAGCAGGGGCTTCATGCTTGCGCCAGAGGGAATAGCCATCGGCGCCAAGATACACTTCGGTTCCGGCAGCTACAGCATTGGCAGCGTCATGAGGCTTGCCGACATACCTGAGGGCATACCTATATTCAACATAGAGTCCGTGCCCGGCGACGGCGGCAAGTACGTCAAGGCGGCAGGCGCGTACGCCTACATAACGTCCCGCACGGGCAATACCGTAACGGTGCTCATGCCTTCTAAGGCAATGGTCACCATGGATTCGGCGTGCAGGGCGCAGCTCGGCGTAGTTGCGGGCGGGGGCATGAGCGACCAGCCGTTGGTAAAGGCTGGCAAGAACCACTACATCATGCACGCGATCAACAGGACCTGGCCAAGGAACCGCGGCGTGAAGATGAATCCTGTGGACCACCCGTTCGGTGGGAAGCAGCACCATAAGGGCAAGAGCAGCATGACCTCGAGGAACGCTCCGCCCGGAAGGAAGGTCGGGCACATAGCCGCAAGGCGCACTGGCAGAAGGAAAAGGTAAGGAATAAATACCGATACAACGATAATTTAGACGGTGTTATCATGGCAGAGAGAATATCAGGCACGGCTGTTAAGAGAGAGCCAGGCTACCTATACTATCTTGGCAAGGACGGCTACGTGTGGCGCACGCCTATGAGGGGCAAGAAGGGAAGCAAGGAGAAGGTCTCGCAGGAGAAGGTTTCGCGCGAGGATGGCTACCTGTACTTCATAGACTCGAGCGGCTACGTGTCGAGGGCCAAGCAGGCCCGAGGCAGGAAGTAAGTGTAAAACATGGCTGAAAGGATTGCGTTCAAGGGCCGGCTTCCGAATGCTTTGGCAGCGATGAGCATAAGCGAATACAAAGGGCTCGTCAAGTCGAGGCAGAGGCGCTGGCTCTCACGCAACTCCATTCAGTACAAAAAGCTGTCCGAGAGGATAGAGAGCAGGAAGGCTCAGGGCAAGCCCGTCAGGACGCACATGAGGGAAGCCCTTATTCTGCCTTCATGGGTCGGCATGGAGTTTGATGTTCATAACGGCAAGGAGTTCGTGCGGGTGGGCATAACGCCCAACATGCTTGGGCACAGGCTTGGCGAGTTCTCGCCCACGACCAAGCGCGTGCAGCACTCTGCTCCTGGAATAAAGGCTACGCGCGGCAGCAAGTTCCTTGACAAGAAGTGAGGCGTTTTAGTGAAGTATTCGTTCAATGCAAAGGGAGAAAGGCTCGTATTCGCTGGAGCCAAGGACCTCAACGCCAGCCACAAGGATCTGGCGGCGGTGTGCGACTCGATACGCTACAAACCGACAGAAAGCGCGATGGCGATACTGGACGGCGTGGTGGATGCAGGAGCCCCGATAGAGTTCAAGAGAAACAACAAGGGAATGGGCTCTAGGCACGAGCTGCACGGCCGCAAGGGCAGGTACCCAAAAAAGTGCGCGGCAATGGTCAGGAAGGTGCTCGCCAATGCCATGGCTGTCGCAAGGTCGAAGGGCTATGACGATACGGGCATGTTCGTTGTGCACGCATCGGCCAACAAGACACAGATAGTCAGACGCTCGCCTTCAAAAGGCATGCTCTACCACTCTGACAGCTATGGCTACCCGTCGATAAGGCACAGCGACATAGAGCTGTCAAAGGTGGAGATAGGGCTTGCCGTGCCAGAGGACGTTAAGCTCGGCAGGCAGACGATGCTCATGCTTAAGAAGTTCAGCTCCATGTCTGCAAAGAAGAATGCGCAGGCGAAGGGAGCGCCGCAGAAGCCGAAGGCGCAGGTCAAGGCGAAGGCGCCAAACGCCAAAACAACATTGAAAACAGGCATAGGGCTGGCCAAGGTGCAATCAGAAGCAGGCAGCAAGCCAGCCACGCAAGAAACACCGAAGGAGAGCAAGCCCTCAGACGAGCCGCCGCGTTCTGCACCTCAAAACCAGGCTGAGGACAAGTCTGCAAGCAAGAATTAGGTGAATAGATGGCCATCGAAAGAAAATTCATCGACGACGCGGTAATAAAGCTTAACATATCGAAGTTCCTCTCGAGAAACCTCTCGAAGGCGGGCTTCTCGCGCGTCGAGATACAGAAGACGCCCGTACTGACGCGCATAACTGTGTATGTGCTCAATCCCGGCAGGGTCATAGGCAGGGCCGGCAAGACGATTGACGAGCTCACCGAAACCATACGCTCCAAGTTTGACGTCAACAATCCGCAGATAAGCGTTGTGGAAGTCGGCAACAAGATGCTCGAGCCGCTGCTTGTCGCAAAAGACATAACGTTCAAGCTAGAGCGCTCTATAAACCCCAGGAAGATCCTACAGTCGACGCTCAAGGTCATAATGGAGAATGGGGCACTGGGTGCAGAGATAATAATGAACGGCAAGCTGGCAGCGAAGGGAGCACGCGCCAGGTCAATACGGAAGAGCGTGGGCTACATACCGAAAGCGGGCGACGTCACATCGCTGGTACATGTGGGCGTTGCTACAGCCTATCCGAAATACGGCGCAATTGGCGTGATAGTAAGAATAGTGCCGCCAGGCACGAAGTTCCCAGACAGGGAAATAAAGGCCGTTGAAATACCAAAGGCAATACTGAACAGCTGAATGCGGTTTGGCTAGCGAAACGTGCGGAAAGGTTTTTAGCATAGGCTTCGCAAAAGGGAAGAAGCAGCGCAACGGAACGATTGCATGGGCTACATAATACTTACTGCATTGATCGCCTTCATAACTATGTTCGTGCCTGGCGAGCTTCTCGCCCTGGCACTGCTCCGCAAAACCAAGTTATCCTTCTTCGAGATTTCTGTCATAGGATTCATATTCGGCCTCATAGCGCCAGCGAGCGCCACCTGGATAGAGTCATACTTCATGAATGCAGTGCACGCGTTCACGTTCTCGCTACCTCTCTTCGAAGCCAATGCCATTATACTTGCAATAGTAGGCTTGGCGCTCTGCATACAGCAGGGTGCCTTCGACGGCCTGTTCGCTGTGCTGGGCAGTAAGCGCAAGGAGGTTGTAGCCGCAGAAAGGGCCGAGATAGCGTCTCTTGAGAAGGAGGCAAAGATGACTATCACTCAATTGCGCGAAGAGCTATCCCAATACGAGGCTGCAAGGTCGGTGATATCGCGGCACCAGGCAGAGGAGGGCGATATGCGCAGGCGGCATGAGGGAGAAATGAGCGGCATCAACCTCAACCCTAACGAGCGCGCCCACATATCCAGGCTTCACTCTGAGGAGGAAGAGCGCCTGATGCGCGACCACGAACAGGAGGAGCGCCTGCTGCTGTCCAAGCTTAAGAGCGGCACCACACAGGCAACGCGCCATCGCGGCGTTTGGCTCGGCGCAAATTGGGTGTGGCTGGTTCTGCTCACGATAATGCTGCTCACGTTTGCAACGCGCATGCTTAGCGTCAGCATAACCCCACAGTTCTTCGAGTTCGATCCGTACTTCGACATGCTTAGCGCAGAGTCAATACTGACATTCGGCTATCAGGTGCTGTTCTCGCCAAGCGCCTGGCCGACCATAGCTGCAGGCACTGTGATGCGCATACAGCCCATAGTGCCCTACCTAGAGGCTTACTGGTACTCGCTGGCCAACTCCCTTGGCCCGCACTATGCAACGTTCAGCACCTCGCTGATGAGCTATGTAGGCGGGATTTACGCCCCTATAACTGCAGCATTACTCGTCTTTGTCGTGTTCATGCTGCTCTACCACGAGTACGGAAAGTACATCGGCCTCATAGGCGCATCGCTTGCAGCTACCATGCCTGTGCTGTTCACCACGTTCGTATCAGGAGAGCAGCTTCTCGAACCTTGGGGTATATTCACGCTTTTCTTCTTCTTCGCGGCATACATGCTTGCAGTCAAGGACATGAAGAGCACAAGGCTAGCCATACTGGCCGGTGTAGCATTCGCCTCAACGTTCCTCGGCGCCCACTACTACACAGTAGATGCCGGGGTTCTCGCCATTTACATACTTATACAAGGCATAATAAGCGCGTTCAGGAATGACCTGAATCGCGATTTCTTCAAGATGAACATAATAGTTATAATCGTGATATCGCTTTTCCTGATCGCGTATCACCCATACCACGCCACGCTCTCTGGTCGCATACCAAACCTTCTTGGCATGCCTATCACTGTAGGCCTGCCCATAGCTGCGCTCATAATCGTAGCGATATTCGAATATGTGCCGAAGGCGCTCAAGAAGTACAACATGCTGTTCAAGAAGCTTAACTTTACTGAGTATCTTATCTGGTTCGTATTCCTGCTTGTAGTCGTGGCAGCATTGACATTTGCTACGCCTGTAGGCAATCCAATAAAAGCATACCTTAACCTAAGCACAAAGTTCACGACGCCTTCGTCTGCGCTCTTCATGACTGTTGAGGAGTACATACCGACAGGTCCGCTGTACAACTTCGGATCCAGCGGCTTAGGGTTGCTAGGTTCAAGTATCGGTGGGGTGCCGATAGTGCTGTGGCTGGTTTGCCTGATCTCGATATTCTTCATTTTCCTGTCTATAGGAATAAGGAACAGCAAGACAGGTATACTCTATGTGGCCATAGCCTTGCCATTGATGCTTGCAGGATTCTCAGAAGTAAAGTATCTTCCCCACTTCGGGGTAGCGCTGATCATGCTTTTCGGCATAATGCTCGGCGAAATCTATTTCATGGTCAAGTCAGACTACTACAAGGGCCTGAAGAACCGGGACCGCGTACTCATGGTATCTGCCGCTTTGGGCCTCGTATCACTGCTCATAAGCTTCTCCCTGTCGACGACTGCAGCGCTTTACGCCATAGCATTCATATTCATAGTGCTGCTGTTGCTGCTTCTTTATTTCAGCCAGGCGCTTGGCAAATCTATGTGGAAGCAGGACGAAGTCACAGCCGACTCTATGCATATGAATTTCATAATGGTCCTGGTCTTTACTGCAGGCCTGTTCATGATATCAAGCCTGTTTGCATTCGTCTACCTGTTCATACTGCTAGTCACCCACAAGATGGACACACAAAAGCGCAAGCTCTGGGGGCTCATAGTTCTGCTGCTAGTGATAGAGATAGCTGCAATATTCGTCAACCATTCACCTATAATGGGCGAAAGCACTTCCATACTTTCAGCTTTCTCTGCCGCTGCTCTTCACGCCTCCAGCCCAACCACCGCCTGCAATACGCTCGCTTCGACGAGCAGCATAGGCTACGACCTGTACTGCAATGTGGTTCCGCAATACTGGCTTGAAGCTACCGCTTGGATGCGCCAGAACCTCGGCCCCTATGCCCCAAGGGTGCTCTCATGGTGGGACTATGGCGACTGGATCAACTGGTTTGGCAATACCAATGCGGTGCTCAGGGGCGACAACGCTAATGCGCTTGAGGATTATGCCACAGCAGCCAGTTTCGTTCTTGGTACAAACGACAGCTTCGGCCCGTCCGTACTGGCCAACATGATGAACACCAACCAGACGAAGTATGTGCTGTTCGACAACCAGCTCATATCGAAGTGGCAGGCGCTCGACTTCCTAGCATGCGTCGACGTGAACCAGACATCTAGGGCATACGCGATAGCACAGGGACGCCTGCAGAGCCCGCCCCAGCCGTATGTGCTCGGCAACTCTCCATGCGAGCTCAGCCACGATCCAGCGTACACGCTCGTGCCATTGGATGCGCTGATCGGAGCAAACACATCGTCGCTGAACTTCTACTGCTCGATATCAAACTCGACAAGCACCTATATCAAGTCTTACGAGGTGCAGGGCAATTCGCTATCTAACACAAGCGTTTGCGTAAGCACGATTCCGACATCGACCGGAGCGGCGCAGCTCTACACGTCTACCGGCGCGAAAATGAATGCAATGATACCTTTGAGCTATTACGTAGGCGTAATACCCATCCAAGGCACAGACTTCGTAGAATACCCGACAATATACCTCCCGAACGGGCCGAACGGCACCATAACCGACGCACCGTCCAAGTTCTACACCTCAAACTACTACAGGGGCTTCTTCCTTGGCGAGCTTCCAGGATTCACAGAGGTATACCCAAGCAACGCTACGGGCATAAACTACATCAACGGCACGTACCCGATACGCATATTTGAGCTTAACAACTTCACAGGCACGCTGCCTGCTGTGCCGAGCAAGCCCTCGTGGGTGCACAACAACTACACCATGCCGTAGCCTATTAATTCCTTTCCGAGACAAATACTCCTTGCATGGGCTTGTAGCTCAGCCTGGTCAGAGCGGCGGTCTTATAAGCCGTAGGTCGTGAGTTCAAATCTCACCAGGCCCATCAATTAGCGTGCAAAACGGCCTCGAGCTTCTTACCCATTGCCCTTCTCCATGCTATGGCCGGAATGCGGTTCCTCGCCCTGCTTTTTTGCGTCTTTGAACAGAAGCTTGTAGCTTACGCCGCTCAAAAGCTGGAATATGCCGCCGATGAATATCGGTACGGGCAATGCATAGTCCATCAGGTAGCCGCTTGCCCCGGAACTTAGCTGCGCTGCCCTTGAGGCTATGCCCTGCACGCTTGTCGCAGCTCCATAATCCTCTGTATCTATGCCCCTTACATTGACAGAAGTCCTGCTCGGGCTTCCGAAACCGGCTATTATCGCCCTAGCGACATACACCAATGCTACAATGACAAGCGCAGGCGATATTGCCATTAGAAAGAGCAGCAGGCCGCTGAGCATCCTAGTATAAGAAGATATGTTGAGTGCGTTGAACTTGTGCGCTATGGCCGAAGATACGTATGAACCGGATGCAGTAGCGATGTATACAACGCTGAATATTATGCCTATCTCGAGGGGGCTGGCCCCGTAAGAGAGTTTAAACCACAAGGGCAGCAGGGGCATCACAAGGCCCATTCCCACGCCGCCCAATGAGTTTGCAACAATCATCCTCAGAGAGTATTTTATGCTGCTCTTTTTCATGATCTTTGTAGTCTTGGCAGGCCTTTGGGCGTCGTGTAGCATCATCAAGAATATAACTGAAACGCCAAGAAGCGCCGCTGCAATGACGAACAGGTACCTATATGCGCTGAGCAATCCCACATATAAGCTCAATGGTGAAACCAGACTGAAGATTATGCTTCCTCCAACGGCTGCTGCCGAAGCCGTCATTGTCAATAATGAATACTTCCTGACCCTTTCCTTTCCTTCTTTATAGTTGTTGGCAACAAACGCATTTGTTCCAGGAGAAAATGCTCCTCGCATGCCTCCAGCGCTTCCACTCAACCCAGCTATTATCATACCAGCAATTATGTATGCAACTGAGGATGATACGGCTATGATAAGCGCCCCTGCAAATGCAAACGTCTCAGCAATTACGAGCTCTGCCCTGTAGCCCTTCCTGTCCCCTATAATGCCAAGAAGCATCGTGAGGAAGACCATGAAGAGCATTGTAGTTGCGGCTACAAGGCCCACCTCTATTATGCTTATGTGCAGCGCAGTGAGATAAAGCGAAAAGGCAAGGCTCATGTATATCAGGGCTATGCTTCTGAATGCCCTTGAGTAAAGCAGGTACTTGAACCGTCCATCTACATTATCTTTGATTATACAATCAGCTCGTCACTATACGATTTGCATTAATACGCGCCAAGCCTATTTAATAACTGCAATTGCGTGCTAATCTTTCAAGCATTGCGCCCTGCCGCAACTCCTATATAGATTGCCATGAAAAGAGCTTTGTGGTTAGGTGGAATGCACATTCTGCAAACTAAAGGACGACAACAGCAAGATAATTGCGGAAGACAAGCTGTGCTATGCAGTATTTGACAAGTACCCTATAGAACGCGGCCACATGCTCGTCATATCAAAGGAGCATTATCAAGACCTGCTTTCAACGCCCAATGAAGTTATATCCGGCATGTCATTGATGGCCGTAAAGCTCGGACGCATGCTAAGGGATCGCCTTGGGGCAGACGGCGTACAGATAAGCACCAATGTGGGGGATACGGCAGGCCAGCTCATAATGCACGTCCATATCCATG
Encoded here:
- a CDS encoding 50S ribosomal protein L44e; the encoded protein is MKIPKEITTYCPKCNTHTPHKVTIYSKKPNSGLNIGQRRRDRKLKGYHGKVKGQATVKKMAKRQKVLLECKKCGYTVERVLGSRTKKKLEFNI
- a CDS encoding 50S ribosomal protein L15e, which produces MGFYKESKKAFATEYKERSQTYRDRLAAWGKESAVSMAIRPTNLARARELGYKAKQGVHIARVSIRKGRRMRPAVGGGRKPSKSGRFFSRTKSLQTIAEERAAVRFANMEVLNSYFVGETGERRFYEVILLDRASQVVMADPFYSSVVSRRCRAQRGLTRSGRKSRGPPR
- the rplC gene encoding 50S ribosomal protein L3 encodes the protein MAGSLQYWPRRRARHRLPRIRNSPILTEPALSGIIAYKAGMVSLGVVDDSNSPTKGMEVMRAGTVLEIPKMEVYGIRLYKRDANSGYRGAATEVLHRQASERLGIKKVKADETKLADLKAKAGEYGDATALVAAYPKGMSVGQHHTTRFESAVGGKSVEEKLDTLSKLLGKELKASDVFKPGEYIDTISITKGKGWQGAIKRFGASRQFHKATQKIRHVGPIGAFTPGKVLYSVPRAGQMGFNYRTEQGKRILKIGQKESAHEINPKSGFANYGQVRNDYVLIEGSVPGAAKRLVRIRKSISGQGAKGANEPKLTFITG
- the rplD gene encoding 50S ribosomal protein L4 — its product is MATTNLYSPDGRQAGKVELPQIFSGEVKPWLISRAAVAEQSRRMQPQGHFVLAGMQTTAAYYGAMMSWRSGRHVGKAIRPREKLGGGALGKIRRIPSSVKGKRAHPHLVEKGIHESINDGEYRSAVTSAVAATASNESMPPGLSVSLPVVVSNGIESVTKTKAVLALLKGIGVLEYVLSGSSKVRKGVRRSSVQKPKARRVLVVVNADKGIARAARNIPGVEVSTVDQLSIEKLAPGGAHHVLAIWSEDAVKGVTEAISKLSLR
- the rplW gene encoding 50S ribosomal protein L23; its protein translation is MSVLRYPLATEKSINAVSRGNVIVYIVDTRSTKSEISKEFERMFNVKVESVRIANLPTNSKKAFIKLAKGFNASDIAMKLKLV
- a CDS encoding 50S ribosomal protein L2 — translated: MGKKLRQQRRGKGSNLYTKLPGTFNTSVSYAKEPSFTGYAEVMGLKNDTGHTSPVMEVAYDDFSRGFMLAPEGIAIGAKIHFGSGSYSIGSVMRLADIPEGIPIFNIESVPGDGGKYVKAAGAYAYITSRTGNTVTVLMPSKAMVTMDSACRAQLGVVAGGGMSDQPLVKAGKNHYIMHAINRTWPRNRGVKMNPVDHPFGGKQHHKGKSSMTSRNAPPGRKVGHIAARRTGRRKR
- a CDS encoding ribosomal protein S19 family protein, encoding MAERIAFKGRLPNALAAMSISEYKGLVKSRQRRWLSRNSIQYKKLSERIESRKAQGKPVRTHMREALILPSWVGMEFDVHNGKEFVRVGITPNMLGHRLGEFSPTTKRVQHSAPGIKATRGSKFLDKK
- a CDS encoding 30S ribosomal protein S3 — protein: MAIERKFIDDAVIKLNISKFLSRNLSKAGFSRVEIQKTPVLTRITVYVLNPGRVIGRAGKTIDELTETIRSKFDVNNPQISVVEVGNKMLEPLLVAKDITFKLERSINPRKILQSTLKVIMENGALGAEIIMNGKLAAKGARARSIRKSVGYIPKAGDVTSLVHVGVATAYPKYGAIGVIVRIVPPGTKFPDREIKAVEIPKAILNS
- a CDS encoding MFS transporter, coding for MSLAFSLYLTALHISIIEVGLVAATTMLFMVFLTMLLGIIGDRKGYRAELVIAETFAFAGALIIAVSSSVAYIIAGMIIAGLSGSAGGMRGAFSPGTNAFVANNYKEGKERVRKYSLLTMTASAAAVGGSIIFSLVSPLSLYVGLLSAYRYLFVIAAALLGVSVIFLMMLHDAQRPAKTTKIMKKSSIKYSLRMIVANSLGGVGMGLVMPLLPLWFKLSYGASPLEIGIIFSVVYIATASGSYVSSAIAHKFNALNISSYTRMLSGLLLFLMAISPALVIVALVYVARAIIAGFGSPSRTSVNVRGIDTEDYGAATSVQGIASRAAQLSSGASGYLMDYALPVPIFIGGIFQLLSGVSYKLLFKDAKKQGEEPHSGHSMEKGNG
- a CDS encoding HIT family protein — translated: MECTFCKLKDDNSKIIAEDKLCYAVFDKYPIERGHMLVISKEHYQDLLSTPNEVISGMSLMAVKLGRMLRDRLGADGVQISTNVGDTAGQLIMHVHIHVIPRYAGKPNNFSKRGMLSQTEQETLKKLLAN